A window of Pirellula sp. SH-Sr6A contains these coding sequences:
- a CDS encoding DUF4404 family protein has protein sequence MSNELIQTLQRLHEQLHTSSELDNETRESLKRIAQEIQDSLEASGENTLDSSLSSRLQAWVDELEVNHPQLTKIVSQVVERLADMGI, from the coding sequence ATGTCGAACGAATTGATTCAAACGCTGCAGCGTCTCCATGAACAGCTGCACACAAGTTCCGAGCTGGATAATGAGACACGGGAGTCGCTCAAGCGTATCGCGCAGGAGATTCAAGACTCCTTGGAAGCGAGCGGGGAAAACACGCTCGACAGCAGCCTCTCATCCCGCCTTCAGGCTTGGGTCGACGAGTTGGAGGTGAACCATCCGCAACTGACCAAGATTGTCTCGCAAGTCGTCGAACGACTGGCGGATATGGGCATCTAG
- a CDS encoding four helix bundle suffix domain-containing protein, which yields MNGFIPAHGGYEDLLSFRKARIVYDGTVFFCERFLDRRDRTVDQMVQAARSGKQNILEGCMASATSKETEIKLVNVARASLEELLEDYRDFLRTGSHPLWAKDSREAMFVRKLGAKNDVSYETFRTYLATRTPEIVANILICLIHQTNYLLDQQLRALEKAFLAEGGLRERMTRARLDARNKHQRGGS from the coding sequence ATGAACGGCTTCATTCCTGCCCACGGTGGGTACGAGGATCTACTGTCCTTCCGCAAGGCCCGCATCGTATACGACGGTACGGTCTTCTTCTGTGAAAGATTCCTTGACCGACGCGACCGCACCGTGGACCAGATGGTACAGGCCGCTCGATCTGGTAAACAGAATATCCTGGAAGGCTGCATGGCTAGCGCCACGTCGAAGGAAACGGAAATCAAACTGGTGAATGTGGCGCGCGCAAGTCTAGAAGAACTGCTCGAGGACTACCGAGATTTTCTACGCACCGGCAGCCACCCACTTTGGGCAAAGGATTCCCGCGAAGCAATGTTTGTTCGCAAACTGGGAGCTAAGAATGATGTGTCCTATGAGACCTTCAGGACCTATCTCGCCACCCGCACTCCTGAGATCGTGGCCAATATCCTGATCTGCCTGATACACCAAACCAACTACTTATTGGACCAACAATTGCGAGCGTTGGAAAAGGCCTTCCTTGCCGAAGGAGGCCTGCGCGAGCGCATGACCCGCGCCCGACTGGACGCCCGAAACAAACACCAGCGGGGAGGCTCATGA
- the ltrA gene encoding group II intron reverse transcriptase/maturase produces the protein MEEVLSRSNMLQALSRVVGNKGAAGVDGVTVDELPGYCREHWERHREELFSGTYRPSPVRKVEIPKPGGKGMRMLGIPTVLDRLIQQALLQVLTRLYDPMFSDSSFGFRPGRSTHQALDRAKEHIASGHRWVVDMDLEKFFDRVNHDILMSRLARQIQDKRILKLIRLYLQAGIMEGGIVSPRSEGTPQGGPLSPLLSNVLLDELDKELERRGHKFVRYADDCNIYVRSHRAGERVLNGVERFLSEKLRLTVNRAKSAVDRPWNRKFLGYTFTHHHQPKFKVSPESVKRFKGRLREELRKARGRNVRTVLAQLQPVLIGWVSYYRKSEVKKTFEELDSWLRRKLRAIYWRQWKRPPKRARELTRLGIDRVRAWVCAGNGHGPWWNAGASHMNQALPTRHLTQLGLISLVQKGTELNRR, from the coding sequence ATGGAGGAGGTGCTAAGCCGCAGCAATATGTTGCAGGCGTTGAGCCGTGTTGTCGGTAATAAAGGAGCCGCAGGCGTTGATGGGGTGACCGTCGATGAACTGCCAGGCTACTGCCGAGAGCATTGGGAACGCCACCGGGAAGAACTGTTCAGCGGAACGTATCGTCCGAGCCCTGTGCGAAAGGTAGAAATACCTAAACCCGGTGGCAAAGGGATGCGCATGCTGGGCATACCGACAGTGCTAGATCGCTTGATCCAGCAAGCTTTACTGCAAGTGCTCACGAGGCTCTACGATCCAATGTTTTCGGATTCTAGCTTTGGGTTTCGCCCAGGCCGGAGTACGCATCAGGCGTTGGATCGTGCCAAGGAACACATTGCTTCAGGGCATCGCTGGGTTGTCGACATGGACTTGGAAAAGTTCTTCGATCGCGTCAATCACGACATCCTGATGAGTCGCCTTGCACGTCAGATCCAAGACAAACGCATCCTGAAACTGATCCGCTTGTATCTGCAAGCTGGCATCATGGAAGGCGGCATCGTGAGTCCACGCAGCGAGGGAACGCCGCAAGGCGGTCCCTTATCACCGCTTCTGTCCAACGTCCTGCTCGATGAGCTGGACAAGGAGCTGGAACGCCGAGGCCACAAATTCGTTCGCTACGCTGATGACTGTAACATTTACGTTCGCAGTCACCGCGCCGGTGAGCGAGTGCTTAATGGTGTCGAACGCTTCCTGAGCGAGAAACTGCGACTGACAGTGAATCGAGCCAAGAGTGCCGTGGACCGCCCCTGGAACCGCAAGTTCCTGGGCTATACGTTCACGCACCATCACCAACCGAAGTTTAAGGTGTCTCCTGAATCGGTCAAACGCTTCAAGGGTCGCCTACGCGAGGAACTCCGCAAGGCACGAGGTCGCAATGTGCGTACGGTGCTTGCTCAGTTGCAGCCGGTCCTGATCGGTTGGGTGTCGTACTACCGGAAGAGTGAAGTGAAGAAAACGTTCGAGGAACTTGATAGCTGGTTACGCAGGAAGTTACGCGCCATCTACTGGCGCCAATGGAAGCGTCCGCCCAAACGAGCCCGCGAACTGACTCGCCTTGGCATTGACCGCGTGCGAGCGTGGGTCTGTGCTGGCAATGGTCATGGCCCCTGGTGGAATGCTGGCGCTAGCCACATGAATCAGGCCCTGCCTACTCGCCACCTCACGCAACTTGGGCTGATAAGCCTCGTCCAGAAAGGCACTGAGCTGAATCGTCGTTAG
- a CDS encoding helix-turn-helix transcriptional regulator, whose translation MSIAKRMPAIDDRMALRLSEAAMALGISQRTLWGLVKAGEIKSFRASKNIHLIETDELRRWMAQKTEEGIGR comes from the coding sequence ATGTCCATAGCTAAGAGAATGCCCGCGATCGATGACCGCATGGCGCTAAGGCTCTCTGAGGCCGCTATGGCTCTCGGGATCTCACAGCGAACGCTCTGGGGACTTGTGAAGGCTGGCGAGATCAAGAGCTTCCGAGCATCAAAGAACATCCACCTAATCGAGACCGACGAGCTGCGGCGCTGGATGGCCCAGAAGACGGAAGAAGGGATCGGGAGATGA
- a CDS encoding DnaB-like helicase C-terminal domain-containing protein has protein sequence MIAQGSSTGSKELAVQRDLDQARVECERAIIATGFLREDLFRSECLPFLRADHFADPYHQKMFAIMAAMCGAGIPLKANAVLVELKLQSELPSQDEIERIVNSFASPGTVGYFVESLVKIHRRETIAMAAEALLGNLSKMGTDEALQRFRLATEHAEGVSVKCVSLADAARTAIEIHREKIRSGKSPSISTGIASLDDATGGLFPGQLWLLSAKSFIGKTYFASQIGFQIASSGEPVLFCCMEMRGHELAERELSRRTNFIPVQFASSEFDETELSYLENFVSKKFDSVPYYLLCNGNETAATIAGKARYLKAKHGIKVLFVDHLQRFTADPKREYRFQLKEWTKTFKDLAVELGIAVVLLTQLKIADGSNREPTTGDYAESKQIFEEADVALLLHRNMVEKDKYEDAMKVIVAKSRKLSAGSFMLEFDGRKYIDPQPRLANWEG, from the coding sequence ATGATTGCTCAAGGCAGTTCGACCGGATCGAAGGAGTTGGCCGTTCAGCGAGACTTGGACCAAGCTCGGGTTGAGTGTGAGAGGGCAATTATCGCTACTGGTTTCCTTCGGGAGGATCTTTTCCGAAGTGAATGCCTTCCGTTCCTTCGCGCCGATCACTTCGCAGATCCGTACCATCAGAAGATGTTTGCGATCATGGCCGCGATGTGCGGCGCTGGGATTCCGCTCAAAGCAAATGCGGTTCTAGTTGAACTCAAGTTGCAAAGTGAATTGCCTAGCCAAGACGAGATAGAACGGATCGTTAACAGCTTTGCGAGCCCCGGCACGGTTGGCTATTTTGTCGAGAGCCTGGTAAAGATCCACAGGCGAGAAACCATTGCGATGGCTGCGGAAGCATTGCTTGGAAACCTATCGAAGATGGGTACCGATGAGGCTTTGCAACGGTTCAGACTGGCAACCGAACACGCGGAGGGTGTATCGGTCAAGTGCGTCTCGCTTGCTGATGCGGCAAGAACTGCTATCGAGATTCATCGCGAAAAGATCCGATCGGGCAAGAGTCCATCGATTAGCACGGGAATCGCTTCACTGGACGACGCAACGGGCGGGTTGTTCCCGGGTCAGCTTTGGTTGCTGTCGGCGAAGAGCTTCATCGGAAAGACGTACTTTGCAAGTCAGATCGGTTTTCAGATTGCAAGTTCAGGTGAGCCGGTTCTGTTTTGCTGCATGGAGATGCGGGGCCATGAGCTAGCCGAGCGAGAGTTGAGCCGAAGAACCAACTTTATCCCAGTTCAGTTTGCGAGCAGTGAGTTCGATGAGACTGAGTTGAGCTACCTGGAAAACTTCGTTTCAAAAAAGTTCGATTCAGTCCCGTATTACCTGCTTTGCAATGGCAATGAAACAGCGGCGACGATCGCGGGGAAGGCTCGCTACTTGAAGGCGAAACATGGAATCAAGGTTCTCTTCGTCGATCACTTGCAGCGATTCACAGCGGACCCAAAAAGGGAATATCGATTTCAGTTGAAGGAGTGGACAAAGACCTTCAAGGACTTGGCGGTTGAGTTGGGTATCGCGGTTGTATTGCTGACGCAATTAAAGATAGCAGATGGTAGCAATCGAGAACCAACAACCGGCGACTATGCCGAGTCAAAGCAGATTTTCGAAGAGGCTGATGTTGCACTTTTGTTGCATCGCAACATGGTTGAGAAAGATAAGTACGAAGACGCGATGAAGGTAATCGTCGCAAAGTCTCGAAAGCTGAGTGCCGGAAGCTTCATGCTTGAATTTGACGGAAGGAAGTACATCGACCCGCAACCGCGATTAGCGAACTGGGAGGGATAG
- a CDS encoding helix-turn-helix domain-containing protein, translated as MKFTKTQLVDALRKTKGVFAETARILNVSRQAVSKRVHADPKLLAIAEGFREELVDAAEKTLREKVEAGSLKASIFTLTTLGRSRGYGRKLEVEDKTKNRGTIVLIPEGMTTEEAAAQVPPGSGVTFYFPDDGREDQTC; from the coding sequence ATGAAGTTCACCAAAACGCAACTTGTGGACGCGCTGAGGAAGACCAAAGGCGTCTTCGCTGAGACCGCCAGGATCTTGAATGTTTCCAGGCAAGCGGTGTCAAAGCGAGTTCACGCGGACCCGAAGTTATTAGCGATCGCTGAGGGGTTCCGAGAAGAGCTGGTAGACGCTGCGGAAAAGACGCTACGTGAGAAGGTTGAGGCAGGAAGTCTCAAAGCATCGATCTTCACACTAACGACGCTCGGTCGATCGCGTGGTTATGGCAGGAAGCTTGAAGTCGAAGACAAAACGAAGAACCGGGGAACCATCGTTCTCATTCCTGAAGGCATGACCACAGAAGAAGCAGCCGCGCAGGTTCCACCGGGTTCGGGCGTGACATTTTACTTCCCAGACGATGGGCGAGAGGATCAAACATGTTGA
- a CDS encoding recombinase family protein, with protein MKTAIGYCRVSTEDQASEGVSLEAQRAKIAAWCLANDVELLDIQTDAGLSGGRSDNRPGLQAAIDRACKTKAVLVVYSLSRLARSTRDTIDIGERLDKAGADLVSLSEKIDTTTAAGKMIFRMLAVLAEFERDQVSERTKFALAHKRAKSQRVGAIPYGFDLAPDGETLLPNEREQETIEVIHELRRRGMSLRAIAEALTNDQRTPKKGAPQWTHTTIARIVARTA; from the coding sequence ATGAAAACCGCAATCGGATACTGTCGAGTCTCAACAGAGGACCAAGCAAGCGAAGGCGTAAGCCTGGAGGCCCAACGGGCCAAGATCGCGGCTTGGTGCTTGGCGAACGATGTGGAGCTACTCGACATCCAAACCGATGCGGGCCTTAGCGGTGGTCGATCCGATAACCGGCCAGGCCTTCAAGCTGCAATCGATCGCGCATGCAAAACGAAGGCCGTCTTGGTGGTCTATTCGCTCTCCCGTCTTGCCCGATCGACTCGGGACACCATCGACATTGGGGAGCGATTGGACAAAGCCGGAGCCGATTTGGTGAGCCTATCCGAGAAGATCGACACCACCACAGCGGCGGGAAAGATGATCTTTCGGATGCTCGCTGTTCTCGCTGAATTTGAACGCGATCAAGTCAGCGAGCGCACGAAGTTCGCACTCGCCCACAAACGGGCCAAGTCTCAACGGGTGGGAGCGATTCCCTACGGTTTCGATCTCGCCCCCGATGGCGAAACGCTTCTCCCCAACGAGCGGGAGCAAGAAACCATCGAAGTAATTCACGAGCTGAGGCGGCGCGGTATGTCGCTGAGGGCGATTGCCGAAGCACTTACCAACGACCAACGCACACCGAAGAAGGGAGCCCCACAGTGGACCCACACCACCATTGCCCGCATAGTGGCGAGAACCGCTTAG
- a CDS encoding helix-turn-helix transcriptional regulator yields MTTATRRPPQQMGRPAKEIDQSTYSGRFAVRLRTLREKAGLTIDDVAERITQTGYQCTSRTVYRWEDGSRFPSVDMLPEIAKALGESIRNLFPAS; encoded by the coding sequence ATGACCACAGCAACGAGAAGACCGCCCCAACAAATGGGAAGACCCGCTAAGGAAATCGATCAATCCACCTACTCGGGGCGCTTCGCTGTTCGATTGCGAACGCTGCGCGAGAAGGCTGGGCTAACGATCGATGACGTAGCGGAGCGAATCACACAGACGGGATACCAATGCACTTCGAGAACCGTCTATCGATGGGAGGATGGTTCAAGATTCCCGTCGGTCGATATGCTGCCAGAGATCGCTAAAGCTCTTGGCGAGTCGATTCGAAATCTTTTCCCTGCCTCTTGA
- a CDS encoding zinc-dependent alcohol dehydrogenase family protein, with protein MNHIAWQFSKNPTAYDLVRSEISLPSQPPAGHVRIRVHAASLNYRDLIAWKNLAGRQVDGRVPTSDGAGEIIALGDNVSQWRLGDRVAGCFFQTWQSGPFDLSHHQNDLGGTLDGMLQQVIDLPETGVVRIPDSLSYEHASTLPCAGLTAWYSLCSRSQLLPGQTVLCIGTGGVSVIALQFAVAHGAKPIVISRSKQKLERAEALGAWKTICTSEFPNWSEQVWKDTDGRGVDHVVEVGGPGTLEQSMKSVAASGHIALIGVLTGFGPPTASLFPLLARNVRLDGIYVGSRADFIAMNQFLESHPILPVIDSIYSFDEAPQAFESLAAANHFGKIVIRID; from the coding sequence ATGAACCACATTGCCTGGCAGTTTTCGAAGAATCCGACCGCCTACGATCTTGTCCGTTCCGAAATTTCTCTCCCGTCCCAGCCCCCTGCTGGCCACGTCCGGATTCGGGTCCACGCCGCCTCGCTCAATTACCGCGACCTGATCGCCTGGAAAAACCTGGCTGGCAGGCAGGTCGACGGCCGTGTCCCTACCTCCGACGGTGCAGGGGAAATCATCGCTCTCGGCGACAATGTCTCCCAGTGGCGACTCGGTGACCGCGTCGCAGGCTGCTTTTTCCAGACTTGGCAGTCCGGCCCATTCGATCTTTCTCACCATCAAAACGACCTCGGCGGAACTCTCGACGGAATGTTGCAACAGGTCATCGATCTCCCCGAAACCGGGGTGGTTCGCATCCCCGACTCCCTCTCCTACGAACATGCCAGCACACTCCCCTGCGCGGGCCTTACGGCTTGGTATTCCCTTTGTTCTCGGTCGCAATTGCTTCCCGGCCAAACCGTCCTCTGCATCGGTACCGGGGGCGTGTCGGTCATCGCTCTTCAATTCGCGGTCGCACACGGTGCAAAACCAATCGTCATATCGCGGAGCAAACAGAAGCTTGAGAGGGCGGAAGCCTTGGGGGCTTGGAAAACCATCTGCACCTCAGAATTTCCTAATTGGTCCGAGCAAGTTTGGAAAGATACCGATGGACGAGGCGTCGACCACGTCGTCGAAGTCGGTGGTCCCGGAACACTCGAACAATCGATGAAGTCGGTGGCTGCCAGCGGCCACATCGCTTTGATCGGAGTTCTCACCGGATTTGGCCCCCCGACGGCCAGCCTCTTTCCGCTGCTGGCTCGCAACGTGCGGCTCGACGGGATCTATGTCGGTTCCCGTGCGGACTTCATCGCGATGAACCAATTTCTGGAATCGCATCCCATCCTCCCCGTCATCGATTCGATCTATTCGTTTGACGAGGCCCCTCAAGCGTTCGAATCGTTGGCCGCTGCCAATCACTTCGGGAAGATCGTTATTCGCATCGACTAA
- a CDS encoding sugar phosphate isomerase/epimerase family protein, which yields MHTSLHRRHLLQSTAATCLAASIAKVAPALPADEPFSFRYLLGSSLYGYASIESILREAPKLQCASIDLWPRVHGDQREQLDAMGEEAFQRLLEEHHLQLGCITQYKLGPFGLADEFRLAKRLGCKTIVTGAKGPSKLQGSELRAAIRDFLEQLKPHLAIAEECGVVLAIENHANNLMESEDSLRIFAELASADNLAIAFAPYHLPQDPDRLAKLLEEILPKVNVFYAWQHGKGSMTKQPREDEWMQLPGYGTLDFKPMVDVLRRGKYQGWTELFMHPYPRGLAIHESVEQSTAVLLQAKRHLESLL from the coding sequence ATGCATACCTCTCTGCATCGTAGACATCTTCTCCAATCGACCGCGGCAACATGCTTGGCTGCGTCGATTGCCAAAGTGGCGCCCGCCCTCCCGGCTGATGAGCCCTTTTCCTTTCGCTATTTGCTGGGCTCCTCGCTCTACGGTTATGCGTCGATCGAATCGATTCTCCGCGAAGCGCCGAAGCTGCAGTGCGCATCGATCGATCTTTGGCCGCGCGTGCATGGTGATCAACGAGAGCAACTGGATGCAATGGGCGAAGAAGCCTTCCAGCGACTCCTCGAGGAACACCATCTCCAGCTCGGGTGCATCACGCAGTACAAACTCGGGCCCTTCGGTCTGGCGGATGAGTTTCGATTGGCCAAGCGGTTGGGATGCAAGACTATTGTGACGGGAGCCAAGGGGCCTTCGAAACTGCAAGGATCCGAGCTTCGCGCTGCCATTCGTGACTTTCTCGAACAGTTAAAACCCCATCTGGCCATCGCAGAAGAGTGTGGGGTGGTCTTGGCGATAGAGAATCATGCCAACAACTTGATGGAGAGTGAAGATTCGCTCCGCATCTTTGCAGAGCTTGCGTCCGCGGACAATTTGGCTATCGCCTTTGCACCGTATCATCTTCCTCAGGATCCCGATCGCTTGGCCAAGCTGCTTGAAGAGATTCTCCCGAAAGTGAACGTCTTTTACGCGTGGCAACATGGCAAAGGAAGCATGACGAAGCAGCCGAGGGAAGACGAATGGATGCAACTGCCAGGATACGGTACGCTTGATTTCAAGCCGATGGTCGATGTGCTGCGACGGGGCAAATATCAAGGATGGACCGAGCTATTCATGCACCCTTATCCACGCGGGTTGGCAATCCATGAATCCGTCGAGCAGTCGACAGCTGTTTTGCTCCAGGCGAAACGGCATCTTGAGTCACTTCTTTAG
- a CDS encoding flavodoxin family protein, with translation MAKIAIVYFSANGHTEQLAHAISDGVKSQSGAEPVVLAVQSSDITNGRWKNDSVIASLQQADTIVFGTPTYMGGYAAQFKSFLDACSSIWYSQGWKDKMAAGFTHSLGLSGDKLNTLNSLMVNAMQHGMVWVGNAVMTNSNSVEGLNRLTSYSGLMAQSNMDQPNIGPGDRQTAVLFGERIAQATLRWTQK, from the coding sequence ATGGCCAAGATCGCAATCGTCTACTTTTCCGCCAACGGGCACACCGAGCAACTCGCACATGCGATTTCCGATGGGGTGAAATCGCAGTCTGGAGCCGAGCCCGTCGTGCTTGCCGTGCAGTCGTCGGATATCACCAACGGCCGATGGAAAAACGATTCTGTCATCGCTTCGTTGCAACAGGCCGATACGATCGTCTTTGGAACGCCGACTTACATGGGAGGGTATGCTGCCCAATTCAAGTCCTTTCTGGATGCCTGCAGTTCGATTTGGTACTCGCAAGGCTGGAAAGATAAAATGGCGGCAGGTTTTACCCACTCGCTCGGGCTGTCCGGTGACAAGCTCAACACGCTCAACAGCCTTATGGTCAATGCGATGCAACACGGAATGGTGTGGGTTGGAAATGCGGTCATGACCAATTCGAACTCGGTCGAGGGTCTCAATCGCCTTACCTCTTACTCCGGCTTGATGGCCCAATCGAATATGGATCAACCCAACATTGGACCTGGCGATCGGCAAACCGCCGTTCTTTTCGGAGAGCGAATCGCTCAAGCAACTTTACGCTGGACCCAGAAATAG
- a CDS encoding DUF1501 domain-containing protein has translation MDLHSILKHPELSQFVQRDSRRVFLENAGYGIGALALAALARENADGDEPTSRSTSDPVFSMNPKPPHFAPRAKRCIFIFLEGAPSQIDLYDPKPKLVELDGQPLPESMTQSVRFAFIKKESAVLMGSKRVFRQHGQCGMEFSDLMPHIGSCADDILMVRSMHTDQFNHHPAQLTLLAGRPFFGLPTMGSWLTYGLGSPSQDLPGYVVLSAGRGTSGGASLWSSGILPSLYSGVLFRNQGDPVLNLGTPKGIPPELQRATVETLSQLNRNRFEQLADPEIQSRIANYELAFRMQSAAPELIDLKGETRETEEEYGIHREDPPIKADRAGGKGQYKQFATNCLLARRLIERGVRFVSLFHASWDHHSNLDNELTFNAGMADQPVAALLNDLKRRGLLDETLVIFAGEFGRTPLGENRLGYSKVTGRDHHPFAFSLWMAGGGVRGGLTYGATDEIGWSVIEKPVHVNDFHATVLHLFGMDHLKLTYRHQGLDARLTGVAGDVIHDWIA, from the coding sequence ATGGACCTCCATTCCATTTTGAAACATCCTGAGCTATCCCAGTTTGTCCAACGCGATTCCCGGAGGGTCTTTTTGGAAAACGCAGGGTATGGAATCGGAGCCTTGGCGCTCGCGGCTTTGGCCAGAGAGAACGCTGACGGCGACGAACCTACGTCTCGCAGTACGTCCGATCCGGTGTTCTCCATGAATCCGAAACCGCCGCACTTTGCACCCCGCGCGAAGCGATGCATCTTTATTTTTCTGGAGGGGGCGCCCAGTCAAATCGATCTTTATGATCCCAAGCCCAAGTTGGTGGAGTTGGATGGTCAACCATTGCCCGAATCGATGACGCAAAGCGTGCGCTTTGCCTTCATCAAGAAAGAGTCCGCGGTGCTCATGGGGTCGAAGCGAGTCTTCCGCCAGCACGGTCAATGCGGCATGGAGTTCAGCGACCTGATGCCCCACATCGGATCCTGTGCGGACGACATCCTTATGGTTCGATCGATGCACACGGATCAATTCAATCATCACCCCGCGCAGTTGACCTTGCTCGCAGGCCGCCCATTCTTCGGACTACCGACGATGGGATCGTGGCTGACCTACGGGCTAGGGAGTCCGTCTCAAGATTTGCCAGGATACGTCGTCCTTTCGGCGGGACGGGGAACCAGCGGTGGGGCATCCCTCTGGTCGAGCGGAATTCTCCCTTCCCTTTACTCCGGAGTTCTCTTTCGAAATCAAGGTGACCCCGTGTTGAATTTGGGAACTCCAAAAGGGATCCCACCCGAGTTGCAACGAGCAACGGTCGAAACGTTGAGCCAACTCAATCGCAACCGGTTTGAGCAGCTTGCCGATCCTGAAATCCAGAGTCGAATCGCCAACTATGAACTGGCTTTCCGAATGCAAAGCGCTGCACCGGAGCTCATCGATTTGAAGGGCGAGACTCGCGAAACCGAGGAGGAGTACGGTATCCACCGAGAAGATCCGCCGATCAAGGCAGACCGAGCGGGAGGTAAGGGGCAGTACAAGCAATTTGCGACGAACTGTTTGTTAGCGAGACGACTCATCGAGCGTGGGGTTCGGTTCGTCAGTTTGTTTCATGCTTCGTGGGATCATCATTCCAACTTGGACAACGAATTGACCTTCAATGCCGGCATGGCAGACCAGCCGGTCGCAGCATTGCTAAACGATCTCAAACGACGTGGCTTGCTCGATGAGACGCTGGTCATCTTCGCGGGGGAATTCGGCCGAACGCCTCTCGGTGAAAACCGGCTTGGGTATAGCAAGGTGACAGGCCGCGATCACCATCCGTTTGCGTTTTCGCTTTGGATGGCAGGGGGAGGTGTTCGCGGTGGGCTTACCTATGGTGCCACCGACGAGATCGGTTGGTCGGTTATCGAGAAACCTGTTCATGTCAACGATTTTCATGCGACAGTTTTGCATTTGTTCGGCATGGATCATCTGAAGCTAACGTATCGTCACCAAGGCCTCGACGCGCGATTGACCGGAGTGGCAGGGGACGTCATCCACGATTGGATTGCGTAG